The Pungitius pungitius chromosome 4, fPunPun2.1, whole genome shotgun sequence nucleotide sequence TTAAGATCTGTAATTTTTAAGCTCACCTATGAGCCATGGAGTGAATAAAAGTTGTCTGATTTTAGATGTAGTTCTGCTTTTCCTCCAGTAGATGGCCTTGTTCTCGAGTAGATGAGGAACCTAGAGGAACGGAAAAgagcatttaaattaaattttgcCCAATTTACTAGACatgatttttttcagttttcttgAATATGAAGGTGGTAATCTGCACTAGTTTCCCCTCCAAATTAAGGTCAACTAATGCAACTCTTGGGGGCCAAATAAATCCCATGACATGTTGGAAATGATTTAGATGTTGGAGCAATTTATGCAGTACAACTAAAATCTCAACTTTATTGGTGATCCCGCATAAGGGGATCAAGTCAAAAGATATCTCAACAATCAATATATGTAATCATTTATGTTGTGGTCTGAATAACAATAATACGCTGATATTATAATTACTGTTACCACATGTTTAACGTTGCCTAAGAGGTTGATGAGGGTATGGTACCGTACGTTAAACTATGCCTTCTGTCAAACGTACACATCGACCTTTTAGACTGACAGGGACATGCAGCCGGGCCATTGGCGAGTCCACTGTTGACGTCATGACGTCAGAAAAGCAGCGTGTGGGACCCcattaccccccctcccccctgccccctcccccctccctctcccgccCCCTACCGCTCACCCTCCCAGTCCGAAGAGACACACGTTATCTGGGAGGCAGCCGAAGGGCCAGTCATCTCCTCACATCTTTTCTGCATCTACCACAATCCCCTTCATCCGTCCTGTATGGTGGATATTATTTTCAGCTCTTCTTTCTTGGGTGATATGGGGGATCATTCCAAAAGTAAGTAAGCTGAACTGCTCGGTGGACTTTTAAGTCGTAGACTGTGTTTTCGTGCCGGTGGCATTAAGGGCTACATGGTATACTCAGCActttagttattttttatgCTGCAAAGGTGGTGAGAAGACCTTTACTCTGACTCCGCACTTTAAAGAAAAGAGACGTAAAACAACCCAGTGCTTTGCTTGAAGAGTACTTAAAAAAGTCCTCTTTTGTTACATAACAGTAAGAAATTATCTGCAAACCTTACTAACTTTCTCACTTTTTAACGAGTAATTTCTGCAACTGTCCatatgtttttttggggggctgtgCTTTCAACGCTGTTGTCTCTTTGCAGAGAAGTCAGGATTCGCAATGTGTGTAGGATGTGGAAGTCAGATTCACGACCAGTACATACTGAGAGTCTCCCCCGACCTGGAATGGCATGCAGCCTGCCTGAAGTGTGCAGAGTGCAGCCAGTACCTGGATGAGACCTGCACTTGTTTTGTCCGGGACGGCAAAACCTATTGCAAAAGAGATTATGTAAGGTAGGAGTTTGGAAATGTTCTCTTCATATAGGCTGGATTCAGTTTAATAGCATCAGATGTAAACGTAAgatatttaaatacattgtgaattagtggttatttaaaaaaacgactCTTTATAGAAAAGTATTATTTTCAATAttacagaaaagaaaacactgtgcACAGTATTTTGTTATCCACTCAAATTACAAATAGGTTATGGCAGTATTTCGATACTACTTAACTCCGAGTTGTTATCCGAAAGATTTCGTCGTTGTCACTTCTTTCACATTTCTTCTGTAGATTTTTAATTCCCTGATTCCCCCTCTTCCGAAATTCCCAGGCTGTTTGGAATAAAATGCGCAAAATGCAACCTGGGATTCAGCAGCAGCGATTTGGTGATGAGAGCCCGGGATAACGTGTACCACATCGAGTGTTTTCGGTGCTCGGTGTGCAGCAGGCAGCTGCTGCCGGGGGACGAGTTCTCCCTGCGGGAGGACGAGCTGCTGTGCCGGGCGGACCACAGCCTGCTGCTGGACCGGAGCTCCGCAGGAAGCCCCATCAGCCCCGGACACATCCACTCCAACAGATCGCTGCACTTGGCAGGtcggattattattattattattattacataaatATTATTGGCATTTATTAATGTAACTTTAGACGGAGTAGCATTTCCTAATAAAACAGAACATCTTCAAAATTGACCGTTTATTCCCAATTGAAAgccctttaattaaaaaaaagagtaaaataaaGGAAACTGGCGTAGTTGACAATTAACACAAAAACTGAGAAACATAAAAACTGAAAAGATATTGATTGCTCAAGTctagaaaaatgaagaaaaagaagaatcaaTATCCGGCTGGTATTTGCTGTCCTTTAACGCCCAGatcatttgttttgtggttgtttgctcgctgtgtctgtgtgcaaagTGTCGGATAAGATGTTTCTTTAGGCTAATTTCATAATTGATCTCATTAGCTGTTACCTGCTCCGTTGCCATTATCTGAATAATCTGGTTGGCCTATGAGTCGCGACTGTTCCAGGGTGcttgtgcgcgcgtgtgtgtgtgtgtgtgtgtgtttgcagagctgTCATCCTAAGGGTGCCTGCCAACAGAAAGAGAACAAAGCAAATGAGTGAATAATGTTCACAAACTTCCTGCTGTAAAGACCAGGagttctctctcactcttatTTCGGCAAATCCAACAGTTTTGTGACTGTGGCCTTTAGATGAAGGCGGACAATAGACAGCCATCCAagtttttaatttacaaatgcaagctttaaataaatgttattacgTATACAAACAAACGCGTACACACATCAATCCCATTCACGTCTAAATGGAAAGATTTCGTTGTctgcaaaatacatttaatttaatttaattcaaattacACTTGTTTTCCGCTCTTTAAAACTATTTGACTGAACATTAAACTATTGCATTCATTCATATCTAATATCTAATATAATATAGGTCATTAATGAGTAGCTACGTCATTCTTTCAAAGTTTGAAAGGCTTcttccgtctcccccccccccccccccccccctccgggctcTGCAGATCCGGTCTCGGTGCGGCAGGCCCCGCATCGGAACCACGTCCACAAGCAGTCGGAGAAGACGACTCGGGTCCGGACGGTGCTGAACGAGAAGCAGCTGCACACGCTGCGAACCTGCTACAACGCGAACCCGAGGCCGGACGCGCtgatgaaggagcagctggtggagatGACCGGCCTCAGCCCCCGGGTGATCCGGGTGTGGTTCCAGAACAAGCGCTGCAAAGACAAGAAGAGGTCCATCTTGATGAAGCAGCTCCAGCAACAGCACCACAGTGACAAGACTGTAAGCATCTTCGTAAGTTCGACAAGTCGATTACTACCATTATTCATTCGTTCATTCGCGTGTTCACGGGTTTGCTTGTTATTTTGGACCATGACCAAGAACTCAGTTCTACAagacttgtttttcttttcggcCTGCATTTGCACAGTGGTGACAGACAGATACCAGCCAATAACCACAAGctgatattatatataatatgcgGGTTCTAGTcaaatttatatataatatcagctttttttctatttgtagaTGTTTGCAGGTAGAACACATGTATCCACTAATTTCAATCACTTCTAAACTTCAGTTCTTAGTTTACATACATAAAATGATTGCTCCACTTGGCTACAGTGCTATTCTTTATTCAAACTTTAGGCCaatgaataatgaatcaatTGCTTTGGCTTCAGTTGCTTGACCTGaaagttaaaaatatattacagcGTGGCTACATCTCTTGCTCTGGCATGGTTCAATCCCAAAGGGAAAGTTTTTGGTGGGAAaagttggatttttttcctccaaagttAGCATGTATCATAAATGGCACATGAAAAACTCACTTTTCATTTagagaaaaggttttttttttaagaacaaGTATGTGTCATGAGGCCAAAGTTCTTTCGAAATTGACAAACACTTTTTTCAGGACACAGACAAATGATGCTGTGATTTTACCATTATTTTACCAGAACCTGCAGGGCCTCACAGGGACGCCTCTTGTGGCGGGGAGTCCTATTCGTCATGAGAGCTCTGTGCAAGGAAACCCAGTGGAGGTCCAGACCTACCAGCCTCCATGGAAAGCCCTCAGTGAGTTCGCCCTGCAAAGCGACCTGGACCAGCCAGCCTTCCAACAACTGGTgagtctatctatctatctatctatctatctatctatctatctatctatctatctatctatctatctatctatctatctatctatctatctatctatctatctatctatctatctatctatctatctatctatctatctgtctatctatctatccaaccattcatccatccatctatctatccttCTCTTTCCATGTCATGTCAATGGTGTGTCTCCAGCAAatataatgtttttaattacgtgattttcaaaataaaagcccaaatattttgcatattttgacACGCGTGCTTCTGTCTTTTTAGGTGTCTTTTTCTGAATCGGGCTCTCTCGGAAACTCCTCGGGCAGCGACGTGACTTCTTTGTCCTCTCAGTTACCGGACACTCCCAACAGTATGGTACCCAGCCCGGTGGAGACGTGAAACTGGGCCCCTCAGACCCGACGGTCTCCCCCCTTCTTGCAAGGACAATTGCAGCATGATCCCGGTCCCCTGCATGTGACCAGCTCATCACATCGCCCCAACTACAaaggagagtttttttttaaaatatcattACATGGAAGGGATGGAACCAGGATAGACCCGATCGactccccgttttttttttaatggagcttTCATTGACAAAAAATAAGCAGAACAATTCGTGCATGACTTGATACGAAGAGAGATGTACAGAAGACTTCCAGATGGATTTAACAAACCTTCCCTCGAAACCAATTTGGAACCTTTTACGTGTCGAAAGAGATGGACATTCTGCGACTTCCTTGTGATATTGTGTCTTGTTTCGTCAACATGAACCTTTTTTGATACAATTTATTGCGTTGTCGAGTCCCGTTGACTCCGTGTCTTAAGGTCAGAGCATGAAAATCTGCAAATTATTCGTGTTGTAAAATACTTTATCTTAAGGGCAGGTTGTTTGAGCTTCTTGACCAAAAAGtaaattattgttatattatttattgttaGGTAAGCAATTCGTAAAGGGATCATTAActgataaaaagaaaattaaaaaaacaagctgaATACGTAACATGTCTTGATGATCAATATTTGTAGAGGCGCTGTTTAATACTTGATTGCTTTTGCATTTGCAAGCCAATATTGTAAGTCggtaatttaatttatttgaaaatacaaTGAATTTAGCAAGAACTTTCCATTTTTCATTGGAAGAAGTAAGACCTAATTTCCTTTTGTTGCTCCTATAGGGACACTTTCACTGTCTTAGCGGTTACAGATCGTTACTCCTCATGACATCAAGTCATTTCAGATTCGACCAACGTGCAACCAACACACATCATCTCATTCAGTCGTGGCGGCCGATTTTGAGGATTAAAtttaaggcaaaaaaaaagaaaaacgaagTGAAACACACAATCATTCCAGTTCACTGAATATGCTGCTTGACCGGTCCGCTGAAGCGGTGCGACCAGAACTGAAGCCCGCGGGCCTCGTTGTCTTATCACCCACCTTCATCtgtgctgttttctccttcggttATGTAGCAGGACACGGACAGTGTACATTAACTATCTCGGGGGCAAAAACCTGCAGTAAATTGCTCTCAGTCCGGTTTCTCTGGTTGAGTCACAAACTGGTCTAGACAGCGCGGAGGGATCGCCGACCCCTTATCTAGTCCTGGCATCACCTGCAAGCGATACACTGACTGAAGCCACAACAAACTAACTAAACACCCCCtccatagacacacacacacacacacacacacacactcccccaaaGCCCCTTGCATGTGAGGGGAG carries:
- the isl2b gene encoding insulin gene enhancer protein isl-2b isoform X1: MVDIIFSSSFLGDMGDHSKKKSGFAMCVGCGSQIHDQYILRVSPDLEWHAACLKCAECSQYLDETCTCFVRDGKTYCKRDYVRLFGIKCAKCNLGFSSSDLVMRARDNVYHIECFRCSVCSRQLLPGDEFSLREDELLCRADHSLLLDRSSAGSPISPGHIHSNRSLHLADPVSVRQAPHRNHVHKQSEKTTRVRTVLNEKQLHTLRTCYNANPRPDALMKEQLVEMTGLSPRVIRVWFQNKRCKDKKRSILMKQLQQQHHSDKTVSIFNLQGLTGTPLVAGSPIRHESSVQGNPVEVQTYQPPWKALSEFALQSDLDQPAFQQLVSFSESGSLGNSSGSDVTSLSSQLPDTPNSMVPSPVET
- the isl2b gene encoding insulin gene enhancer protein isl-2b isoform X2, whose translation is MVDIIFSSSFLGDMGDHSKKKSGFAMCVGCGSQIHDQYILRVSPDLEWHAACLKCAECSQYLDETCTCFVRDGKTYCKRDYVRLFGIKCAKCNLGFSSSDLVMRARDNVYHIECFRCSVCSRQLLPGDEFSLREDELLCRADHSLLLDRSSAGSPISPGHIHSNRSLHLADPVSVRQAPHRNHVHKQSEKTTRVRTVLNEKQLHTLRTCYNANPRPDALMKEQLVEMTGLSPRVIRVWFQNKRCKDKKRSILMKQLQQQHHSDKTNLQGLTGTPLVAGSPIRHESSVQGNPVEVQTYQPPWKALSEFALQSDLDQPAFQQLVSFSESGSLGNSSGSDVTSLSSQLPDTPNSMVPSPVET